The Aeromonas veronii genome includes the window CTCCTTGACCAGGGTGATCTGCTCGTTGATGTTCTGGGTGGCCTGGGTGCGGATGTAGTTGCTGATGAAGTGATTGACGCTGAGCCAGGCGGTACCGATGGTGGCCAGGATGGCGAGCAGCAGCAGGACGTTGATTTTGACTTTGAACGGCATGGGATGGATCCCTCCAAATAAAGAGGGCTGGAATTGCTCCAGCCCTCTTCGCAATGCTTACTTCTTCTTGGCGTACTTCATGGAATCCAGCGCCACCGCCAGTATGATGATGCCGCCCTTGATGATGAACTGCCAGTAGGGGCTGACCCCGATGTAGGTCAGACCGTAGTTGATCAGGGTAAAGATGAGCACACCGGTGATGACCCCGGCCACCGTACCCACACCACCGGCAAACGATACCCCGCCCACCACACAGGCCGCGATGGCATCGAGTTCATACATGAAGCCAAGGTTGTTGGTGGCACTGCCGACCCGGCCCGCTTCCAGCATGCCGCCGAAGGCGTAGAAGATACCGGCCAGGGCATAGATCATCACCAGGTTGACGGCCACGTTGACGCCGGAGACCTTGGCGGCTTCCGGGTTGCCGCCGATGGCGAAGATGTTCTTGCCAAAGCGAGTCTTGTTCCACAGAACCCAGACGAAGATACTAGCTATGGCCGCATAGAAGGTCAGATACGATAGTTTAAAGCCCCCTATCCGTATAAAACCCTGCGCAAAGCTGGAGAAACGGGGATCAAAACCCGCTACCGGCGAGGCACCCACGGAGTCGAAATAGAGGGAGTTGATGCCGTAGACGATGATCATGGTCCCCAGGGTGGTGATGAAGGGGGTCACGTTCAGATAGGCCACGATCAGGCCGTTGATGAGACCAATCACCGCACCCACGACGCAGACCAGCAGGATCACCGCCGGGATGGGGATTTCTCCCAGGCTTGGGAACACCTTGTTGATGTTGGTTGTGGCCTGCAGCATGGTCGCCGCAATCAGCGCTGCCAGACCGACCTGACGGCCAGCCGACAGATCCGTCCCCTGGGTGATGATAATGCCTGCCACCCCGAGGGCGATGATGACCCGCACCGAGGACTGGGTCAGGATGTTGCTGAGGTTGGTGAGGCTCAGGAAGGAGGGTTCCTTGATCACGATGACCATGAGCAACACCAGCAACACCACATAGATGCCGTTCTCTTTGAGCGCCTGCATCAGATTGAAATTTTTAGCCGACTCCATAAATGCCTTCCTGTCTTATAGGTACAGAGATGCCAGGCGCAGGATCTCGCTCTGGTCAGTTTCTTTGGTGTTGACGATCCCCGCGACCCGGCCATTGCTCATGACCATGATCCTGTCCGTGATCCCCAGCAATTCGGGCATCTCGGACGAGATGATGACGATCCCCTTGTCCTTCTTGGCCAGCTCCAGGATCAGCTGATAGATCTCGAACTTGGCCCCCACGTCGATACCGCGGGTCGGTTCGTCCAGCATCAGGATCTCGGGCTGGGTCAGCAGCCAGCGGCCTATGATGACCTTCTGCTGGTTGCCGCCGGACAGGGAGCCTATCTGGGTCTGCTGGGTCGGGGTCTTGACCCGCATGGAGTCGATGACCCACTGGGTATCGCTTTTCATCTTGTTGTCGCTGAGCAGCCCCATGGAGCTCTTGTAGCTGTCCATGTTGGCGATCAGGGAATTGAAGGCGATGTCGAGACGCGAATAGATGCCGGTGGAGCGACGCTCCTCGGTCACCAGGGCGAAACCGTTCTGGATCGCCTCGTGGGCATTATGGTTCGCCACCGCTTTGCCGTGCAGCTTGATGGTGCCCTCGCTGCGATCGCGGATGCCGAACAGGGTCTCGACGATGTCGGTACGCTTGGCCCCCACCAGTCCGGCGATGCCGAGGATCTCCCCCTTGTGCAGGTTGAAGGTCACGTCCTGAATGGAGGGTTGGTTCTTCGCCGTCAGGTGTTCGACCTCGAGGATCACCTCCTTCGGCTGGTTGGTTTTCTCCGGGAAGCGCTGGGTGAGCTCACGGCCGACCATCATGCCGATGATCTGATCCATGGTCATGCCCTTGAGCGGCTGAGTCGCTACCCATTGCCCATCCCGCAATATGGTGATCTCGTCACACAGCTGGAAGATCTCTTCCATCTTGTGGGAGATGTAGACGATGCCGCAGCCCTTCTCCTTGAGTTTGTTGATGATCTTGAAGAGGTGATTGACCTCTTTCTCGGTCAGGGAGGAGGTGGGCTCATCCATGATGACGATCTTGGCGTCGTAGGAGAACGCCTTGGCGATCTCGATCATCTGCATCTGGGAGACGGACAGGGTGCCGACCTTGACCCGCGGATCGATGTCGATGTCCAGCTCGTCGAAGATCTGCTTGGTCTCTTCATACATCTTGCCGTGATCGATGAACCAGCCCTTGGTGGGGTAGCGGCCGAGCCACATGTTGTCCATCACGGTGCGCTGCAACACCAGGTTCAGCTCCTGGTGCACCATGGAAACGCCGTTCTCCAGCGCCTCCTTGGAAGAGGTGAAGTTGATCTCCTCCCCCTTGAAGAAGATCTTGCCCTCATCCTTCTCGTAGATGCCGAACAAGCACTTGAGCAGCGTGGATTTCCCCGCGCCATTCTCGCCCATCAACGCATGCACAGAATGAGGACGGACCCGTAAATTGACTTTATCGAGTGCCTTGACGCCAGGGAAACTCTTACTGACGTCAATCATCTCCAACAGCCATTCTGATTGTTGCCGTGTTGTCATATCAGCCATCACATCTGGTTGAAACGAAGGGCAAGGGGGTGACCCTTGCCCGGGAGGAGGGAATTACTCGAACTGGGACAGATTGTCTTTATCCACGCCCACGTAAGGAACACGCACAATCTTGTTGTCGATCTTCCAGTTGGTGCCTTCACCGGCCGGCTTGCCTTCAGCCAGGTTCTTGACCAGGTCGAAGGTCGCCTTGGCCTGGTTGGCCGCATCGTTCAGCACGGTACCCGCCATGGCACCGCTCTTGACCATGGCCAGGGCTTCCGGCAGGGCATCGACGCCGAACACCGGAATGGCACTCTTGCCCTGGGCTTTCAGGGATTCAACAGCCCCCATCGCCATACCGTCGTTGTTGGCGATGACCACTTCGATCTTGTTGGCGTTCGGGCCGGAGATCCAGGCGTCCATCTTGTCTTTCGCCATGGCGGTATCCCACATACCGGTATCCATGTGCAGCTGCTGGGTCTTGATGCCGCCGTCATTCAGGGTCTTGACGACATAGGTGGTGCGGGCTTCCGCATCCGGGTGGCCCGGCTCGCCCTTGAGCAGCACGAACTGGATGACGCCATCCTTGTTCAGATCCCACTCGGGGTGTGCCTTCCAGTGCTTGGCGATCAGCTGGCCCTGGATGATGCCTGACTCCTTGGAGTCGGTACCCACGTAGTAGGCCTTGTCATAGCTGGCCATGTCCGCCGCGCTCGGTTCCTTGTTGTAGAACACCACGGGGATCTCGTCGGCACGCGCCTTCTCGATCACGACAGAGGCCGCCGCCGGGTCGACCAGGTTGATGGCCAGCGCTTTCACGCCCTTGGCCAACAGCACGTCGATCTGGTCATTCTGCTTGGACTGGTCGTTCTGGGAGTCATTCATCAACAGCTCAACATCCGGGTTGGCCGTTGCTTCCTTCTCGATGGCCTTGCGCACAACGGCCATGAAGTTGTCGTCATATTTGTAGACGGTGACCCCGATACGGGTATCAGCCTGGGCTTGGGCTCCCGCCATCAGTCCCATCAGCAGGGTGGCGACTGTCGTGAGTTTTTTCATTGTTATGCTCCGATCTCTATATCTGTTTTTGTAGGGAATGCTGTACACCATCTGAGCTGGCGCCAGCCTAATGTAATCAATTTGTTGTCCAATGTTCTGTGATCCTGACAACAAAATGAAAACGTTTACACTCTGTTACATAGACATGAAACGCTTAAAAATCAATGCAATACAAACCAATGGGGCTCTAGTGACGCTTATCGCCTATTCTGGCGGGCCAGACTCAGCGTAGAACACAGTTCCAATAGTAGCTCCCCGGCCGCAGCCAATATTCCGGTCGCACGCTCTGGCTCCAGGAGTCATCCCCGCCGATCCCCATGTGGAAGCCATCGAGGCAGAGGTGCAATCCCCCTTCGGCCACCAGATCGGTCTGGTGACGGGCCAGGGCGAGTTGCTGCTGGCTGTAGCGACTGAGGCTGAAATGGAAGCGGCCCTGGATGTCGATATCCCCCAGCTGCAGTTGGCGGGTGTCGCAGCGCAGCCCGTTGTCGGTCGGGAATACATAGGGGGTGTGCAGCCCATCGAGCGGCAGTTGCCAGCGGCCCTGATCGGCGGCGAGCAGCCGGTCCGGGTAGTTCTCATGGGGGCCGCGTCCCAGCCAGCTCACCCCATCCGTTGCCGTCATCACCTCGTCCACCAGCCAGAGCCTGGCGCCGATCCGGGGCAGAGAAGGCATGCCAGGGGCCACCTCCACCTCGATGGCGAGCTGCATGGCCCCATCGGCTGAGAAGGCGTGGCGCCAGCGGGTCAGCAGTTTCAGGCTGTCATCGGCGAAATAACCGTGGGTGACCACAATCACCCCCTGCTCCGGGCTCGCCGTCATGCCGAGGCAGCGGTGTTGCAGCCCGTTAAGGCCAGCCTCCTGCCAGCGGGCAA containing:
- the mglA gene encoding galactose/methyl galactoside ABC transporter ATP-binding protein MglA codes for the protein MADMTTRQQSEWLLEMIDVSKSFPGVKALDKVNLRVRPHSVHALMGENGAGKSTLLKCLFGIYEKDEGKIFFKGEEINFTSSKEALENGVSMVHQELNLVLQRTVMDNMWLGRYPTKGWFIDHGKMYEETKQIFDELDIDIDPRVKVGTLSVSQMQMIEIAKAFSYDAKIVIMDEPTSSLTEKEVNHLFKIINKLKEKGCGIVYISHKMEEIFQLCDEITILRDGQWVATQPLKGMTMDQIIGMMVGRELTQRFPEKTNQPKEVILEVEHLTAKNQPSIQDVTFNLHKGEILGIAGLVGAKRTDIVETLFGIRDRSEGTIKLHGKAVANHNAHEAIQNGFALVTEERRSTGIYSRLDIAFNSLIANMDSYKSSMGLLSDNKMKSDTQWVIDSMRVKTPTQQTQIGSLSGGNQQKVIIGRWLLTQPEILMLDEPTRGIDVGAKFEIYQLILELAKKDKGIVIISSEMPELLGITDRIMVMSNGRVAGIVNTKETDQSEILRLASLYL
- the mglC gene encoding galactose/methyl galactoside ABC transporter permease MglC, with protein sequence MESAKNFNLMQALKENGIYVVLLVLLMVIVIKEPSFLSLTNLSNILTQSSVRVIIALGVAGIIITQGTDLSAGRQVGLAALIAATMLQATTNINKVFPSLGEIPIPAVILLVCVVGAVIGLINGLIVAYLNVTPFITTLGTMIIVYGINSLYFDSVGASPVAGFDPRFSSFAQGFIRIGGFKLSYLTFYAAIASIFVWVLWNKTRFGKNIFAIGGNPEAAKVSGVNVAVNLVMIYALAGIFYAFGGMLEAGRVGSATNNLGFMYELDAIAACVVGGVSFAGGVGTVAGVITGVLIFTLINYGLTYIGVSPYWQFIIKGGIIILAVALDSMKYAKKK
- the mglB gene encoding galactose/glucose ABC transporter substrate-binding protein MglB; translated protein: MKKLTTVATLLMGLMAGAQAQADTRIGVTVYKYDDNFMAVVRKAIEKEATANPDVELLMNDSQNDQSKQNDQIDVLLAKGVKALAINLVDPAAASVVIEKARADEIPVVFYNKEPSAADMASYDKAYYVGTDSKESGIIQGQLIAKHWKAHPEWDLNKDGVIQFVLLKGEPGHPDAEARTTYVVKTLNDGGIKTQQLHMDTGMWDTAMAKDKMDAWISGPNANKIEVVIANNDGMAMGAVESLKAQGKSAIPVFGVDALPEALAMVKSGAMAGTVLNDAANQAKATFDLVKNLAEGKPAGEGTNWKIDNKIVRVPYVGVDKDNLSQFE